The proteins below come from a single Benincasa hispida cultivar B227 chromosome 4, ASM972705v1, whole genome shotgun sequence genomic window:
- the LOC120075523 gene encoding PHD finger protein ALFIN-LIKE 4-like isoform X2, producing the protein MDGGAPYNPRTVEEVFRDFKGRRAGLIKALTTDVEEFYQQCDPEKENLCLYGFPSEQWEVNLPAEEVPPELPEPALGINFARDGMQEKDWLSLVAVHSDVWLLSVAFYFGARFGFDKTDRKRLFNMINDLPTIFEVVTGTAKKQRSSEPQIKNTKVQSKDEEEEGLEEEDEEEHGETLCGACGENYASDEFWICCDICEKWFHGKCVKITPARAEHIKQYKCPSCSNKRIRP; encoded by the exons ATGGACGGCGGTGCTCCGTACAATCCACGTACCGTGGAAGAGGTGTTTAGGGATTTCAAGGGCCGTAGAGCTGGTTTAATCAAGGCTCTAACTACTG ATGTTGAAGAGTTCTACCAGCAATGTGATCCTG AGAAAGAAAATCTTTGCCTCTACGGATTTCCTAGTGAGCAGTGGGAGGTCAATTTGCCTGCGGAAGAGGTGCCTCCAGAGCTTCCAGAACCTGCGCTGGGCATAAATTTTGCTAGAGACGGAATGCAAGAAAAGGACTGGCTATCTTTGGTTGCGGTGCATAGTGATGTTTGGCTGCTTTCTGTGGCATTTTATTTTGGAGCTAGGTTTGGATTTGATAAGACAGATAG GAAGCGTCTATTTAATATGATAAAtgatcttccaacaatatttgaagtggTGACAGGGACAGCCAAAAAACAA CGGAGTTCCGAacctcaaataaaaaatacaaaagttcaaTCGAAAGACGAGGAAGAGGAAGGcttggaagaggaagatgaGGAAGAACATGGAGAAACACTTTGCGGAGCTTGTGGAGAGAATTATGCATCTGATGAGTTCTGGATTTGCTGTGATATTTGTGAGAAATGGTTCCATGGGAAGTGTGTGAAGATCACTCCGGCGAGAGCCGAGCACATTAAGCAGTACAAATGTCCATCTTGCAGCAACAAGAGAATCCGACCCTGA
- the LOC120075523 gene encoding PHD finger protein ALFIN-LIKE 4-like isoform X1, with the protein MDGGAPYNPRTVEEVFRDFKGRRAGLIKALTTDVEEFYQQCDPEKENLCLYGFPSEQWEVNLPAEEVPPELPEPALGINFARDGMQEKDWLSLVAVHSDVWLLSVAFYFGARFGFDKTDRKRLFNMINDLPTIFEVVTGTAKKQVKDKSSVSNHSSNKSKSNSKRSSEPQIKNTKVQSKDEEEEGLEEEDEEEHGETLCGACGENYASDEFWICCDICEKWFHGKCVKITPARAEHIKQYKCPSCSNKRIRP; encoded by the exons ATGGACGGCGGTGCTCCGTACAATCCACGTACCGTGGAAGAGGTGTTTAGGGATTTCAAGGGCCGTAGAGCTGGTTTAATCAAGGCTCTAACTACTG ATGTTGAAGAGTTCTACCAGCAATGTGATCCTG AGAAAGAAAATCTTTGCCTCTACGGATTTCCTAGTGAGCAGTGGGAGGTCAATTTGCCTGCGGAAGAGGTGCCTCCAGAGCTTCCAGAACCTGCGCTGGGCATAAATTTTGCTAGAGACGGAATGCAAGAAAAGGACTGGCTATCTTTGGTTGCGGTGCATAGTGATGTTTGGCTGCTTTCTGTGGCATTTTATTTTGGAGCTAGGTTTGGATTTGATAAGACAGATAG GAAGCGTCTATTTAATATGATAAAtgatcttccaacaatatttgaagtggTGACAGGGACAGCCAAAAAACAAGTTAAGGATAAATCATCAGTTTCAAATCATAGCAGTAataaatctaaatcaaattcaaag CGGAGTTCCGAacctcaaataaaaaatacaaaagttcaaTCGAAAGACGAGGAAGAGGAAGGcttggaagaggaagatgaGGAAGAACATGGAGAAACACTTTGCGGAGCTTGTGGAGAGAATTATGCATCTGATGAGTTCTGGATTTGCTGTGATATTTGTGAGAAATGGTTCCATGGGAAGTGTGTGAAGATCACTCCGGCGAGAGCCGAGCACATTAAGCAGTACAAATGTCCATCTTGCAGCAACAAGAGAATCCGACCCTGA